In a single window of the Debaryomyces hansenii CBS767 chromosome A complete sequence genome:
- a CDS encoding DEHA2A10494p (similar to uniprot|P53966 Saccharomyces cerevisiae YNL029C KTR5), translating to MPAVKTNDQGSIKDSLEPHDTSDSDYDYSDDDDEYEVSFTEARLRNIKSIVHTSRRIRLPKRSHRLWIMLLIIVLFIYSFTNMGFQGAKNNIQEDIGTFSDPLDEAEGHFMSETRISSDIDSPFQIGCRVPDITQPRANAALVVLTRNSEVKKVIKSMKSMERHFNQWFNYPWVFLNDEPFTDEFKNSVLKYTSSKVEFGTIPEKEWNFNEDIDKDELHEHIANQGDRRIMYGNSESYHKMCRFFSGYFYKHELVKKRDWYWRVEPDVEFFCDLTYDPFIEMEKRNKKYGFNVLIGELYYTIPGLFKETRAFIRKNNVPLGNAWSLFITDYKYAVGKNAAKYDGFKSKSDILREIEMNLTVKKFLSMKDKTDEQIPEYDSWLLDEVISKSKKPALYEDRIDLEEYNMCHFWSNFEIARTDLFNSPRYEAYFDHLEKSGGFYKERWGDAPVHSLAIGMLLDLKDIHYFRDVGYRHSGLSHCPGNSRRYQLKYEPSERYYQKDLSKDSAWLSPDSPRSNGIGCRCRCPKTKEIEDSSSSCVRSWADITSNRYIPPEPVDVDFWEEEIKNRLNKFLATGGILGQNNIAEKLLS from the coding sequence ATGCCTGCGGTAAAGACTAACGATCAAGGGTCGATTAAGGACTCTTTGGAACCACACGATACATCTGACTCAGACTATGACTATTCCgacgacgatgatgaatatgaagTCTCATTCACCGAGGCAAGACTTAGGAATATCAAGTCTATCGTACATACATCAAGGCGAATACGCTTACCCAAACGATCACATAGACTATGGATAATGTTGTTGATAATTGTCTTGTTTATATACTCATTTACTAATATGGGGTTTCAGGGagcaaagaataatattcaagaagatataGGAACATTTTCCGACCCATTAGATGAAGCCGAAGGTCATTTCATGAGTGAAACAAGGATATCGTCTGACATAGACTCACCTTTTCAAATTGGATGTCGGGTACCAGACATAACTCAGCCAAGGGCGAATGCGGCCCTCGTGGTATTAACCAGGAATTCAGAGGTCAAAAAAGTCATCAAATCTATGAAGTCGATGGAGAGACATTTTAACCAGTGGTTTAATTATCCATGGGTTTTCTTGAATGATGAGCCATTCACTGacgaattcaagaattctGTCTTGAAGTATACGTCTTCCAAAGTAGAGTTTGGCACAATCCCGGAGAAAGAGTGGaatttcaatgaagatattgataaagatgaattaCACGAGCATATTGCCAACCAAGGAGATAGAAGAATCATGTACGGAAATTCTGAGTCTTATCATAAGATGTGCCGGTTTTTTTCGGGCTATTTCTACAAACATGAATTGGTGAAGAAAAGGGATTGGTATTGGAGAGTGGAGCCCGATGTTGAATTCTTTTGCGATTTGACATACGATCCCTTTATTGAAATGGAAAAGCGCAATAAGAAGTATGGCTTCAATGTTCTTATTGGTGAATTGTACTACACTATTCCGGGGTTATTTAAAGAGACAAGGGCATTTATAAGGAAAAACAACGTTCCATTGGGTAATGCATGGAGCTTGTTTATCACGGACTATAAGTACGCAGTAGGTAAAAATGCTGCCAAGTACGATGGTTTCAAATCTAAGTCGGATATATTGCGAGAGATAGAAATGAACTTAACGGTCAAGAAGTTCTTATCAATGAAGGACAAAACGGATGAACAAATCCCCGAGTATGATCTGTGGTTACTAGATGAAGTAATTTCTAAGTCTAAAAAGCCAGCGTTATATGAAGATAGAATTGACCTCGAAGAGTACAACATGTGCCATTTCTGGTcgaattttgaaattgcaAGAACCGACTTGTTTAATTCCCCAAGATACGAAGCGTATTTTGACCATTTAGAGAAGAGCGGAGGATTTTATAAAGAGCGATGGGGAGATGCCCCTGTACATTCACTTGCTATAGGAATGTTACTTGACCTCAAGGATATACATTACTTCAGAGACGTTGGCTACAGGCACTCAGGGTTGAGCCATTGCCCTGGGAACTCGAGAAGATACCAACTAAAATATGAACCAAGCGAAAGGTACTACCAGAAGGATTTGAGTAAGGACTCGGCATGGCTTTCGCCAGACAGCCCCCGTTCTAATGGAATCGGGTGTAGATGTAGGTGTCCCAAGACaaaggaaattgaagattcgCTGTCGTCGTGTGTCCGTTCGTGGGCCGATATCACCAGTAACAGATACATACCTCCCGAACCTGTCGACGTTGATTTTTgggaagaagaaatcaaaaaccGTTTAAACAAATTCCTTGCAACCGGCGGAATCCTAGGCCAAAACAACATTGCCGAAAAGTTGCTCAGCTAG
- a CDS encoding DEHA2A10516p (highly similar to uniprot|P02309 Saccharomyces cerevisiae YNL030W HHF2 histone H4 proteins and highly similar to uniprot|P02309 Saccharomyces cerevisiae YBR009C HHF1 histone H4 proteins), producing the protein MSGRGKGGKGLGKGGAKRHRKILRDNIQGITKPAIRRLARRGGVKRISGLIYEEVRGVLKTFLENVIRDAVTYTEHAKRKTVTSLDVVYALKRQGRTLYGFGG; encoded by the coding sequence ATGTCCGGTAGAGGAAAAGGTGGAAAAGGTTTAGGAAAAGGTGGTGCCAAGCGTCACAGAAAGATCTTGAGAGATAACATCCAAGGTATTACCAAGCCAGCTATTAGAAGATTAGCTAGAAGAGGTGGTGTTAAGCGTATTTCCGGTTTGATTTACGAAGAAGTCAGAGGTGTCTTAAAGACCTTCTTAGAAAACGTTATCAGAGATGCTGTCACCTATACCGAACACGCCAAGAGAAAGACTGTTACCTCATTAGATGTTGTTTACGCCTTAAAGAGACAAGGTAGAACCTTATATGGTTTCGGTGGTTAA
- a CDS encoding DEHA2A10538p (highly similar to uniprot|P61830 Saccharomyces cerevisiae YNL031C HHT2 histone H3 proteins and similar to uniprot|P61830 Saccharomyces cerevisiae YBR010W HHT1 histone H3 proteins) codes for MARTKQTARKSTGGKAPRKQLASKAARKSAPSTGGVKKPHRYKPGTVALREIRRFQKSTELLIRKLPFQRLVREIAQDFKTDLRFQSSAIGALQESVEAYLVSLFEDTNLCAIHAKRVTIQKKDIQLARRLRGERS; via the coding sequence ATGGCTAGAACTAAACAAACAGCTAGAAAATCCACTGGTGGTAAAGCCCCAAGAAAACAATTAGCCTCTAAGGCCGCTAGAAAGTCTGCTCCATCTACCGGTGGTGTCAAGAAGCCTCACAGATATAAGCCTGGTACCGTTGCTTTAAGAGAAATCAGAAGATTCCAAAAGTCTACTGAATTATTGATCAGAAAATTACCATTCCAAAGATTAGTCAGAGAAATCGCTCAAGATTTCAAGACCGATTTGAGATTCCAATCTTCTGCTATTGGTGCTTTACAAGAATCCGTCGAAGCTTACTTAGTCTCTTTATTCGAAGATACTAACTTATGTGCTATTCACGCTAAGAGAGTTACTATCCAAAAGAAGGATATCCAATTAGCCAGAAGATTAAGAGGTGAAAGATCTTAG
- a CDS encoding DEHA2A10560p (weakly similar to uniprot|P40502 Saccharomyces cerevisiae YIL087C), with protein sequence MARIDNYQQQVRRNEYSSMGEGHTLNIEGLTKSANELPNTPYPAWFFSAVLLYKGVTTHKPIANSTGTSGGSAKFSQWLSLSKPSRLSCFTFGAAHLLGGWIIYDGDLANGAGFNFAWSTLYLIVNGTSSVKSLTLGRLNPIGLSMLALGNVGMYGKKFFWH encoded by the coding sequence ATGGCCAGAATTGACaattatcaacaacaaGTTCGACGAAACGAATATTCAAGCATGGGCGAAGGACATACATTAAACATTGAAGGATTGACCAAGTCAGCCAACGAATTACCAAATACGCCATACCCAGCATGGTTTTTTTCAGCGGTGCTTCTCTATAAAGGTGTCACGACGCACAAACCGATTGCTAATTCCACAGGCACATCAGGGGGATCAGCGAAATTTAGCCAATGGTTATCGTTATCGAAGCCATCGAGGTTGTCGTGTTTCACGTTTGGTGCGGCCCACTTACTCGGGGGTTGGATTATCTACGATGGGGATCTTGCTAATGGTGCAGGCTTCAACTTCGCATGGTCGACGCTATACTTGATTGTGAACGGGACATCCAGTGTCAAGAGCTTGACATTGGGAAGATTGAACCCGATAGGTTTGAGTATGTTAGCACTTGGAAACGTCGGGATGTACGGTAAGAAATTCTTTTGGCATTAA
- a CDS encoding DEHA2A10582p (similar to uniprot|P53965 Saccharomyces cerevisiae YNL032W SIW14 Tyrosine phosphatase that plays a role in actin filament organization and endocytosis) produces MSEVLDDPFQMDEELPSYKENDSVHKDITPRYDDNEMMNDPSIMNSDKRYIRSKLDQLKINEESTNNTGDDEPTYEEDIDDKFDGTFEPKETQESGDFADEIPQLTPPENFAPVINKIYRSSFPQPSNFPFVKKLKLKSILCLIPEDYPEEHEQFLEKENIKLFQLGMSGNKEPFVKISHNLITEAIKIVLNPANQPILIHCNRGKHRTGCLVGVLRRLQKWSLTIIFDEYRKFAAPKERPMDQQFIELYNEVELEEYAKENSLLPIPWD; encoded by the coding sequence ATGAGTGAAGTATTAGACGATCCGTTCCAGATGGACGAAGAACTACCTAGTTATAAGGAAAATGATAGCGTACATAAGGATATAACGCCCAgatatgatgataatgagaTGATGAACGACCCAAGTATAATGAATTCTGATAAGAGATATATACGATCTAAGCTAGACCAGCTTAAGATAAATGAAGAGAGTACTAATAATACTGGAGACGACGAGCCAACGTATGAAGAGGATATCGATGATAAGTTTGACGGGACGTTTGAACCAAAGGAAACTCAAGAAAGCGGCGATTTTGCGGATGAGATTCCTCAATTGACTCCACCCGAAAACTTTGCACCAGTGATTAACAAGATATATCGATCCTCGTTCCCCCAACCATCTAATTTTCCATTCGTAAAGAAGCTAAAATTGAAGTCCATCCTCTGTCTTATACCCGAGGACTACCCGGAGGAACACGAGCAGTTTTTGGAGAAAGAGAATATCAAACTCTTCCAACTCGGGATGTCGGGGAATAAGGAACCCTTTGTGAAGATATCACATAATCTTATAACGGAGGCGATAAAAATAGTCCTCAATCCGGCCAACCAACCGATATTAATACACTGTAACAGAGGGAAGCATCGTACCGGGTGTCTTGTAGGAGTACTACGCAGATTACAGAAATGGTCGCTTACAATAATCTTTGATGAGTATCGGAAATTTGCTGCTCCCAAGGAAAGACCAATGGACCAACAATTCATCGAACTCTACAATGAAGTCGAGCTAGAAGAATACGCCAAAGAAAACAGCCTTCTACCAATCCCGTGGGATTGA
- a CDS encoding DEHA2A10604p (highly similar to uniprot|Q8TGJ3 Saccharomyces cerevisiae YNL024C-A): protein MSALFNFQSLLQVILLLICTCTYIHATWPVILDKNKTGALGVFWKFARIGERLSPYVAIGCFAMAFNVLRS, encoded by the exons ATG TCTgctttatttaattttcaatcGTTATTGCAAGtgatattattgttgatttgTACATGTACTTATATTCATGCTACATGGCCGGTTATTTTAGATAAGAACAAGACTGGTGCCCTTGGAGTCTTCTGGAAGTTTGCTAGAATCGGTGAGAGATTAAGTCCATATGTGGCCATAGGATGTTTTGCTATGGCGTTTAACGTTTTGAGATCATAG
- a CDS encoding DEHA2A10626p (similar to uniprot|P40498 Saccharomyces cerevisiae YIL091C), with amino-acid sequence MPAPYKRKKHSGKRPEDSHDAKRPKQKHGRQEMRTITRTARRVRRDEEGEEDEQVEENVNEELESQDDDIEDGGDIDDDKGKAYDALLTLLSGDHQEDTKKNTSVRAEPEQTQESESESDEDSGDDEIAGANVDDDKDVDEEGPEEDDGDDDQQDPFEVHFNQVSDTFIEEQEKVLKDKPKWTFADKKSMEDAGYTYTFQVPPNPIKTGGKVKGQSVNNYSIKQRLVSPFEKQHPESLNELEGVLLDSMVKYQDINYVYKTFDNESYKKLYVLHALNHIFKTRDRILKNNNKLHSYQESMKKGKTNIEEPELRDQGFTRPKVLILLPTRNACYEIVELLIKLCGSEQQENRKKFNKQFSSKETPPDSKPEDFKHSFKGNNNDFFCIGVKFTRKSLKLYSSFYSSDIIIASPIGLSMILENPDKKKRQYDFLSSIEVLVVDRANQIEMQNWDHVNTVFKYLNKIPKDFHDADFSRIRMWSINDQANLLRQNLVFSEFSTPNINNIVSSKSSNLSGKLRFKPVTTSKNCIMNSIGLKLKQIFQRFESNSPMTDPESRFKFFINSVLPSLTRSTSYDDGLLIFIPSYYDYLRIKNYMKTSTKFTFASIDEYTSQSKLSRNRQQFASGKIKIMLYTERLHHFRRFEINGVKNLLMYGLPSNPIFYKELVRFIGKSVFREIADLDLSFIKILYSKWDAVALERIVGNERAPVLCNSVNEMYEFR; translated from the coding sequence ATGCCTGCTCCATATAAGCGTAAGAAACACTCTGGGAAGAGACCGGAAGATAGCCATGACGCTAAAAGACCAAAACAGAAACATGGAAGACAGGAGATGAGAACAATTACGAGGACAGCGAGAAGAGTACGTCGCGATGAGgaaggtgaagaagatgagcaggttgaagaaaatgtGAACGAAGAGTTGGAAAGTCAAGATGACGACATAGAAGATGGGGGTGacattgatgatgataaggGTAAGGCGTACGATGCGTTGTTGACGTTATTAAGTGGCGATCACCAGGAAGACACCAAGAAAAACACCAGCGTACGAGCAGAACCAGAGCAGACGCAAGAGAGCGAAAGTGAAAGCGACGAAGATTCGGGGGACGATGAAATTGCAGGTGCTAACGTGGATGATGACAAAGATGTCGACGAAGAGGGACCTGAAGAGGACGATGGAGATGACGATCAGCAGGACCCATTCGAAGTTCATTTCAACCAGGTGAGCGATACATTTATAGAGGAACAAGAAAAAGTGTTGAAAGACAAGCCTAAATGGACATTTGCTGATAAAAAAAGCATGGAAGATGCGGGATATACTTATACGTTCCAGGTTCCGCCTAATCCTATAAAGACAGGGGGAAAGGTTAAAGGCCAAAGTGTGAATAATTATAGCATTAAACAGAGACTTGTGAGTCCATTCGAGAAGCAGCATCCAGAGTCTCTTAATGAGTTGGAAGGTGTCTTGTTGGATTCAATGGTGAAGTATCAGGATATTAATTATGTGTACAAAACATTCGACAACGAGTCGTACAAGAAACTTTATGTTTTGCATGCATTGAATCATATATTTAAGACAAGAGACCgtatattgaaaaataataataagttGCATTCATATCAGGAGTCAATGAAGAAGGGAAAGACTAATATTGAAGAACCTGAGCTTAGAGATCAAGGTTTCACTCGTCCAAAGGTGTTGATCTTGCTTCCTACCAGAAATGCGTGCtatgaaattgttgaattgtTGATTAAATTATGTGGTTCTGAACAGCAGGAAAACAGGAAGAAGTTCAATAAACAGTTTTCCAGTAAGGAAACCCCCCCAGACTCAAAACCGGAAGATTTTAAACATTCATTCAAAGGAaacaataatgattttttctGTATTGGGGTGAAATTCACCAGAAAATCACTTAAACTTTATTCCTCATTCTATTCGTCCGATATCATAATAGCATCGCCTATCGGACTCTCTATGATATTGGAAAATCCagataagaagaagagacaATATGATTTCTTATCGTCTATTGAGGTATTAGTTGTGGACAGAGCTAATCAGATTGAAATGCAAAATTGGGATCATGTCAATACAGtgttcaaatatttaaacaAAATTCCTAAGGACTTTCACGACGCAGACTTTTCTAGAATTAGAATGTGGTCTATTAACGACCAAgctaatttattaagaCAGAATTTGGTTTTCAGCGAGTTCTCCACTccaaatatcaataatattgtaAGCTCAAAGTCACTGAATTTGTCAGGGAAACTTCGTTTCAAGCCAGTAACCACGTCTAAGAATTGTATCATGAACTCAATTGGATTAAAATTAAAGCAAATATTCCAAAGATTTGAAAGTAACTCTCCTATGACTGATCCAGAATCAAGATTTAAGTTCTTTATTAACTCTGTTCTTCCATCGTTGACGAGGTCCACCTCGTATGACGACGGTTTGTTGATTTTCATTCCTTCGTACTATGACTATTTAAGAATCAAGAATTACATGAAAACATCAACCAAATTCACATTTGCTTCAATAGACGAATATACTTCCCAATCCAAGTTATCCAGGAATAGACAACAATTTGCATCAGGAAAAATCAAGATTATGCTTTATACTGAGAGATTGCACCACTTCCGTAgatttgaaatcaatgGTGTTAAGAACCTCTTGATGTATGGCCTCCCTTCTAATCCAATATTTTACAAAGAGTTGGTCAGGTTCATTGGTAAATCTGTGTTCAGAGAAATTGCCGATTTGGACTTGtcatttatcaaaatcctCTATTCGAAATGGGACGCTGTGGCCCTCGAAAGAATTGTTGGTAATGAAAGGGCACCCGTATTATGCAACTCTGTCAATGAAATGTATGAATTcagataa
- a CDS encoding DEHA2A10648p (weakly similar to uniprot|P40499 Saccharomyces cerevisiae YIL090W ICE2 Integral ER membrane protein) — protein MRESMNRIKVRTFRVLRAVLSTVYLALIILSIPLAFDVGGITCGLAFSFTTFTLYFVLTTIRIVTRKSRYFGWVSLLYYLQHIIIPSLLTLFLSYYRTNQPTTSTAYHPHEIWRYFIVNSTPIFTILEGFCSLLLIQAIGETVNWLTVYKSDSWLIVSLMASGSTITAALYFLYRIYVFPFTIDMISASLLGSLLTLTAGLGLFGIVSGKGSMIESALLFAYIVRCIYETFPILSEDASKTLTSIFTQTTFNLRNEIPKLPPQITNTVSQLLPFLASNLPGSFKAIWEFLIMSIHKLPLPLLLNLAYRIGVFYAATKIIPSLYHDASYPFNTPPRTPSQNRSPRPSSTNIPGLSQSVSNSQTPPNSHHNRTHETSSEEVIDTTEIQPLSRSQSSFARNSFGKKREPRSTIIRLIYSYSPCIVIAVYTHLMMSYKGELGTELKIWGWWSPNSDIQVIVHPWQFWNWVNMGTTLLLYTAELSGNDSNSGRTALTSHWKVE, from the coding sequence ATGCGAGAAAGTATGAACCGTATCAAGGTTAGGACATTTCGAGTGCTTCGAGCGGTATTGTCTACGGTGTATTTGGCGCTTATAATATTGTCGATACCTTTAGCATTTGACGTCGGAGGCATAACGTGTGGGTTGGCTTTTTCTTTTACGACATTTACTCTTTATTTTGTGTTGACTACCATCAGAATTGTTACAAGAAAAAGCCGATATTTCGGTTGGGTCTCACTCTTGTATTACTTACAGCATATTATCATTCCCAGTTTGTTAACGttatttttatcttattaTCGTACAAATCAACCAACGACCCTGACTGCGTACCATCCTCATGAAATTTGGCGTTATTTTATCGTGAACTCAACACCCATTTTTACCATTTTGGAAGGCTTTTgttctttattattgattcaGGCTATCGGTGAGACCGTCAATTGGCTTACTGTGTATAAGTCTGACAGCTGGTTGATTGTTTCACTTATGGCGAGTGGCTCTACCATCACTGCAGCCTTGTATTTCTTGTACAGAATCTACGTGTTCCCATTTACAATCGATATGATCAGTGCATCACTTTTAGGTTCGTTATTAACCTTAACAGCCGGTTTGGGACTTTTTGGTATCGTATCAGGTAAGGGGTCAATGATTGAATCTGCACTTTTGTTCGCCTACATTGTACGTTGTATTTATGAAACATTCCCTATATTATCTGAAGACGCAAGCAAAACTTTAACATCCATATTTACTCAAACTACGTTCAACTTGCGGAATGAAATCCCTAAGTTACCTCCACAGATTACCAATACCGTACTGCAATTATTACCATTCTTGGCTTCAAACTTGCCAGGATCTTTCAAAGCGATTTGGGAATTCTTAATCATGTCAATCCATAAGTTGCCATTACCCTTATTACTTAATTTGGCTTATAGAATTGGTGTATTCTACGCTGCTACTAAGATCATCCCATCTTTATACCATGATGCCTCCTATCCCTTTAACACCCCACCAAGAACACCTTCACAGAATAGATCTCCACGTCcttcatcaacaaatataCCAGGCTTAAGTCAATCAGTTTCCAACTCGCAAACACCTCCAAATTCTCATCATAATCGTACACATGAAACAAGTAGTGAAGAGGTTATAGACACAACCGAAATCCAACCATTGTCACGTTCCCAATCTTCATTTGCGAGAAATTCATTTGGTAAGAAACGTGAACCTCGTTCTACCATCATCAGATTAATATATTCCTACTCCCCATGTATCGTGATCGCAGTCTATACACATCTAATGATGCTGTACAAGGGTGAATTGGGAACGGAGTTAAAAATTTGGGGCTGGTGGAGTCCTAATTCGGACATTCAGGTAATAGTGCATCCATGGcaattttggaattgggtCAATATGGGTACTACTTTATTGTTATACACCGCTGAATTACTGGGTAACGACAGTAATTCAGGCAGAACTGCTTTAACGAGCCATTGGAAAGTAGAATAA
- a CDS encoding DEHA2A10670p (similar to CA2207|IPF12169 Candida albicans IPF12169) has product MVAEPVQATWKALNYYYNWTSDFVATQQDKVVNSEYFDKLPELNPFSTSKPDPKIIARKPPSSIYTKLSDHVCRNKIQYVSVFSIGIGTGSYYYYNNIYKSTQQQKSIKFKRRVPKLANGARGDVVLIVGSPTEPLTRLIALDFEKRGFVVYLTILDEKDFKYIESNQITEDINYLNLNESYSFEVQISKFRQSLEIPVVPFPGADSHYLRLTSVIFAPSLYFPIGPIENITVASWNKMNERFSTYLKLFSSGLVNLIRSQQSKIILINANIISCLDMPYHAPETIFSNSVRHLFTALSRELSQHNISVTQIRLGNLNISNQDGASESKIATIVNSEIRSWNEDIKELYASNFSSSQYKANPIKSTGRGTSLRQLYHLMFDLIYAKGKNPPVVYCGTGARIYDWVSKIIPESILAWFLT; this is encoded by the coding sequence atGGTGGCTGAACCCGTTCAAGCTACTTGGAAAGCATtaaactattattataattggaCCTCAGATTTTGTTGCCACCCAACAAGATAAAGTAGTGAattcagaatattttgacaAGCTACCAGAATTGAATCCATTTTCAACAAGTAAACCGGATCCAAAGATCATCGCTAGGAAGCCACCGCTGTCAATATATACTAAATTATCTGATCATGTATGcagaaataaaatacaatacGTATCTGTATTTTCCATTGGAATCGGGACTGGGTCatattattactataaCAACATTTATAAATCTACACAGCAGCAGAAGTCcataaaattcaaaaggAGAGTTCCTAAATTGGCTAATGGAGCGAGGGGAGATGTTGTGTTAATTGTGGGATCTCCTACAGAACCATTAACTAGGTTAATTGCattagattttgaaaagcGTGGATTCGTTGTCTACTTGACCATATTAGATGAGAAGGATTTCAAGTACATCGAGTCTAACCAGATTACTGAAGATATAaactatttgaatttgaatgaatCATATAGCTTTGAAGTTCAAATCAGTAAATTCAGACAGCTGTTAGAAATACCAGTGGTTCCATTCCCCGGGGCAGATTCTCATTATTTAAGATTGACCAGTGTGATATTTGCTCCAAGCTTGTATTTCCCAATTGGTCCAATTGAGAACATTACTGTTGCATCGTGGAACAAAATGAACGAAAGATTTTCTACGTATCTCAAATTATTCTCCTCAGGGTTAGTGAATTTGATTCGTAGTCAACAGAGTAAGATCATCTTGATCAATGCAAATATAATAAGTTGTTTGGATATGCCATATCATGCACCAGAAACTATTTTCCTGAATAGTGTTAGACATTTATTTACGGCCCTCTCTAGGGAATTGAGTCAACATAACATATCCGTAACTCAAATTCGCTTGGGGAATTTGAATATCTCTAATCAAGATGGTGCAtcagaatcaaaaattgcaaCTATTGTCAACTCCGAGATTAGGAGTTGGAACGAAGACATTAAGGAGTTGTATGCgtcgaatttttcaagttccCAATACAAAGCCAACCCCATCAAGTCTACAGGAAGAGGTACTAGCTTAAGACAGTTGTATCATTTGATGTTCGATTTGATTTACGCTAAAGGTAAGAATCCACCAGTTGTATATTGTGGGACAGGAGCACGTATTTACGATTGGGTTTCAAAGATTATACCCGAGAGTATTCTTGCATGGTTTTTAACGTAG